The Saccharomonospora cyanea NA-134 genome includes a region encoding these proteins:
- a CDS encoding NAD-dependent epimerase/dehydratase family protein, giving the protein MITVVREQSPDAMVRLAALKSIRDSRGNEDDYRTTNVDSTTSLIDTLSNTASPVHVVHASTVSVYGPQQQPDEDAPTDPRNPYARTKLDARVRAAWWSVLICTSTGRARWGAAPSVRLHALCKCAERNDSSMWGVVDVGKLSA; this is encoded by the coding sequence GTGATTACAGTGGTGCGGGAACAGTCGCCGGATGCCATGGTGCGCCTCGCCGCGTTGAAGAGCATCCGCGACTCCCGCGGCAACGAAGACGACTACCGCACCACCAACGTCGACAGCACCACCAGTCTGATCGACACCCTCAGTAACACTGCTTCACCCGTACACGTGGTCCACGCCTCCACAGTCTCGGTCTACGGACCACAACAGCAACCCGACGAGGACGCGCCCACCGACCCACGCAACCCCTACGCCCGAACGAAACTCGACGCCAGGGTGCGGGCTGCTTGGTGGTCAGTCCTTATCTGCACCTCGACTGGCCGGGCGCGTTGGGGTGCTGCACCGTCGGTGCGGTTACACGCTTTGTGCAAGTGCGCCGAGCGCAATGACTCGTCCATGTGGGGCGTTGTTGACGTGGGCAAACTGAGCGCATGA
- a CDS encoding S9 family peptidase — protein MTGLTAEIVVEGHVPQAPALAPNGQLLCYVLAPTSRIGDHLDTALWLADIEDDDVWRRATTDTATESRPRWSADSHTLYFLSDRAERGTPQVHRLTRTDDVVIALTGWRAGIIDHLPLADLNLVALLAEDEPTEQGTRRAQDRDDAIVVGEREPRARLRLLDLCTGQVTTPSVFGDRHVVELRQRPNGGPLAVLSQASADKDYGPRTGRLHLFDPTTGTAEDLGSVEADAHSLAWWPAEDGWHLGYIALTPPVLQAGTAVFDLAMSSSLRRNRTAALPMCPTELHQTDAAPLVVFADGLNTTLARLDPDGPTPLAQHPGRLDALTTTPAGTAIAALTGTRYQPTNVHVGPPTGPLRKITHTRPELDGITFGTQRPLAYRAANGLALDGLLVLPVGKSASDGPFPLVTIVHGGPYDRYADRLQLFWFPSAQWLATAGYAVFLPNPRGGQGHGHTFAASVAGRVGQEEWTDILAGIDLLIAEGVADPDRLGIAGGSHGGFMAAWAIGQTDRFRAALVSAGVVDWGMLAATGENGQFEAALGGSTGWNGIGPHPHDAVSPVSFASRVRTPVLILHGAQDTNVPLGQAVYFHRALRHFGAEHEFVIYPREGHSIRERNHQLDVLRRTRAWFDRWLQP, from the coding sequence ATGACAGGTTTGACCGCTGAAATCGTGGTCGAGGGTCACGTTCCGCAGGCCCCAGCCCTCGCCCCGAACGGGCAACTGCTCTGCTACGTCCTCGCCCCCACCAGCCGAATCGGTGACCACCTCGACACCGCACTCTGGCTCGCCGACATCGAAGACGACGATGTGTGGCGTCGGGCGACCACCGACACCGCGACGGAGTCCCGGCCTCGCTGGTCCGCGGACTCGCACACGCTGTACTTCCTGTCCGACCGCGCCGAGCGCGGGACGCCGCAGGTGCACCGGCTTACTCGCACCGATGACGTGGTGATCGCGTTGACCGGCTGGCGAGCCGGCATCATCGACCACCTGCCGCTCGCCGACCTCAACCTGGTCGCACTGCTCGCCGAGGACGAACCCACCGAACAGGGCACGCGCCGCGCCCAGGACCGCGACGACGCCATTGTCGTCGGTGAACGCGAACCGCGTGCCCGGTTACGCCTGCTCGACCTGTGCACCGGTCAGGTCACGACTCCGAGCGTGTTCGGCGACCGGCACGTCGTGGAACTGCGGCAACGACCCAACGGCGGCCCGCTCGCCGTACTCTCCCAGGCCAGCGCCGACAAAGACTACGGGCCCCGCACCGGCCGACTGCACCTGTTCGACCCCACAACGGGGACCGCGGAGGACCTTGGATCGGTCGAGGCCGACGCACACTCCCTGGCCTGGTGGCCGGCGGAAGACGGTTGGCACCTCGGTTACATCGCCCTCACCCCACCGGTCCTCCAAGCCGGCACCGCCGTGTTCGACCTGGCCATGAGCAGCAGCCTCCGCCGCAACCGCACCGCCGCCCTACCGATGTGCCCCACCGAACTGCACCAGACCGACGCCGCCCCGCTGGTTGTGTTCGCCGACGGCCTGAACACGACCTTGGCCCGGCTCGACCCCGACGGTCCCACCCCACTGGCGCAGCACCCCGGCCGCCTCGACGCCCTCACCACCACCCCCGCGGGCACGGCAATCGCGGCACTGACCGGCACCCGTTACCAACCCACGAACGTTCACGTCGGGCCACCAACCGGGCCGCTGCGGAAGATCACGCACACCCGACCCGAACTGGACGGCATCACCTTCGGCACCCAGCGACCGCTGGCCTACCGTGCCGCCAATGGCCTCGCTCTGGACGGTCTGCTCGTACTGCCCGTCGGGAAATCCGCGTCAGACGGCCCGTTTCCACTCGTCACGATCGTGCACGGAGGCCCCTACGACCGGTACGCCGATCGCCTCCAGCTGTTCTGGTTTCCCAGCGCGCAGTGGCTGGCCACCGCTGGATACGCGGTGTTCCTGCCCAACCCGCGCGGCGGCCAAGGCCACGGCCACACCTTCGCCGCCAGCGTCGCCGGCCGGGTTGGCCAGGAGGAATGGACCGACATCCTGGCCGGCATCGACTTGCTCATCGCCGAGGGCGTTGCCGACCCCGATCGGCTGGGCATCGCCGGCGGGAGCCACGGCGGGTTCATGGCCGCCTGGGCGATCGGGCAGACCGATCGGTTTCGCGCCGCGCTGGTCAGCGCCGGTGTCGTCGACTGGGGGATGCTCGCCGCGACCGGGGAGAACGGCCAGTTCGAGGCCGCGCTCGGCGGCAGCACCGGGTGGAACGGAATCGGCCCACACCCGCATGACGCGGTCAGTCCGGTCTCCTTCGCCAGCCGCGTCCGCACCCCGGTGCTCATCCTGCACGGCGCCCAGGACACCAACGTCCCCCTCGGCCAGGCCGTGTACTTCCACCGGGCACTGCGCCACTTCGGCGCCGAGCACGAGTTCGTGATCTATCCCAGAGAGGGCCACTCGATCCGGGAACGCAACCACCAACTCGACGTCCTGCGCCGCACCCGTGCCTGGTTCGACCGCTGGCTCCAACCCTGA
- a CDS encoding sensor histidine kinase produces MTSYVAATTYRRPRHLVIYTAAASLLAVLPRPGTDVASSLGSAPLFVWLPLMIGLWTAARGQVVAGLRERAERLEREQAARAEQARAHERARIARDMHDVIAHRVSLMVLRAGALEINATDDKTAAEAELIRTTGKEALTQLRAVLGVLDEADQEVLRPQPVLADLDWLLDQSRSVGVAVERRDEGTAGELPVMVQHTAYRVVQEALTNVHKYANTATAQVVLRYLPSALDVTVRNTAPSDRAPVMSGGGLGLVGLRERVEVLGGTFVARPEPDGGFIVSATLPT; encoded by the coding sequence GTGACGTCGTACGTTGCGGCGACCACCTACCGCCGCCCCCGCCATCTGGTGATCTACACGGCGGCTGCGAGCCTGCTGGCGGTGCTGCCGCGACCCGGCACGGACGTCGCCTCCTCGCTCGGCAGCGCACCGCTGTTCGTCTGGCTTCCGCTGATGATCGGCCTGTGGACGGCGGCCCGAGGCCAGGTGGTGGCCGGGCTGCGCGAACGCGCCGAACGGCTGGAACGGGAGCAAGCCGCCCGTGCCGAGCAGGCCCGTGCACACGAACGCGCGCGCATCGCGCGGGACATGCACGACGTGATCGCCCATCGGGTCTCGCTGATGGTTCTGCGCGCCGGAGCGTTGGAGATCAACGCAACCGACGACAAGACCGCGGCGGAGGCGGAGCTCATCCGCACGACGGGCAAGGAGGCGCTCACCCAGCTCAGAGCAGTTCTCGGGGTACTCGACGAGGCGGACCAGGAGGTTCTGCGGCCGCAGCCGGTGCTTGCCGATCTCGACTGGTTGCTCGACCAATCGAGATCGGTCGGCGTTGCCGTGGAACGGCGTGACGAGGGTACGGCCGGCGAGTTGCCCGTCATGGTGCAGCACACCGCCTACCGGGTGGTCCAGGAGGCACTGACCAACGTCCACAAGTACGCGAACACCGCCACCGCACAGGTAGTGCTGCGGTACCTCCCCTCGGCGCTGGACGTCACGGTCAGGAACACGGCACCGTCCGACCGTGCCCCGGTGATGTCGGGCGGGGGGCTCGGTCTGGTCGGGCTGAGGGAGCGCGTCGAAGTCCTGGGCGGCACGTTCGTCGCCCGACCGGAACCGGACGGCGGTTTCATCGTGTCTGCGACGCTTCCGACATGA
- a CDS encoding response regulator gives MIRVLIVDDEALVRTGLRMILEAVDDIEVVAEADNGAEAITAVARHRPHVVLMDVRMPRMDGVTALREINRYENPPKVVMLTTFDRDEYVHSALRAKAVGFLLKDTAPRDLITAVRTTADGSAVLAPTVTKRLIDAFAGQHSPDAPAARKRLAVLTAREQHVVHAVARGLANAEIARELDMSETTVKAHVSRSLAKLGLTNRVQLALLVRDAG, from the coding sequence ATGATCCGAGTGCTCATCGTCGACGACGAAGCCCTGGTGCGGACCGGATTGCGCATGATCCTGGAGGCCGTCGACGACATCGAGGTGGTCGCCGAGGCGGACAACGGGGCGGAGGCCATCACCGCCGTCGCCCGCCATCGGCCGCATGTCGTGCTCATGGACGTGCGGATGCCACGCATGGACGGGGTGACCGCGCTCCGGGAGATCAACCGGTACGAGAACCCACCGAAGGTGGTCATGCTGACCACCTTCGACCGCGACGAGTACGTCCACAGTGCACTGCGTGCCAAGGCTGTGGGTTTCCTCCTGAAGGACACGGCGCCCCGCGATCTGATCACCGCCGTCCGCACGACAGCCGATGGCAGCGCCGTACTCGCGCCCACGGTCACCAAGAGGCTGATCGACGCCTTCGCCGGACAGCACTCCCCGGACGCCCCCGCCGCGCGGAAGCGCCTAGCCGTTCTCACCGCCCGCGAACAGCATGTCGTCCACGCCGTGGCCCGAGGTCTGGCCAACGCCGAGATCGCCCGCGAACTCGACATGAGTGAGACCACCGTCAAGGCCCACGTCAGTCGCTCACTCGCCAAACTCGGTCTGACGAACAGGGTGCAGCTCGCCCTCCTCGTCCGCGATGCCGGTTAG
- a CDS encoding IclR family transcriptional regulator: protein MAGGTSTPGATVVSRALSVLYAFDNTHRRLTVTEVARRADLPVPTTHRLLRELVAGDALVRGDDGRYAVGRRLWDIGQLAPERTELRNAASPFLSDIHAATRATVHLAVRDGFEVLYLDRLSGRASVPVVSRTGSRLPLHATGVGKVLLAHAPEEVRECVLAGRLRRLTAHTVTHAGLLRQQLDGVRRDGYATTTDEMTLGACSIAVPVTRPAPADNTPAADPDVVAALGIVVPTLKRARTRLLTALQVAAQGIARNLQ, encoded by the coding sequence ATGGCCGGCGGAACCTCCACCCCCGGAGCCACGGTGGTCTCGCGGGCGTTGTCCGTGCTGTACGCGTTCGACAACACCCACCGCCGGTTGACCGTCACCGAGGTGGCGCGGCGGGCCGACCTCCCGGTGCCGACGACCCACCGGCTGCTGCGCGAGCTGGTGGCCGGGGACGCCCTCGTGCGTGGTGACGACGGCAGGTACGCCGTCGGCAGGCGGCTCTGGGACATCGGGCAGCTGGCACCGGAACGGACGGAGCTACGGAACGCCGCGTCGCCGTTTCTGAGCGACATCCATGCGGCCACCCGCGCGACCGTGCATCTCGCCGTGCGCGACGGATTCGAGGTCCTCTACCTGGACCGGCTGTCGGGGCGCGCGTCCGTGCCCGTGGTGAGCCGGACCGGCTCGCGCCTCCCACTCCACGCGACCGGCGTCGGTAAGGTGCTCCTCGCGCACGCCCCGGAGGAGGTGCGCGAATGCGTGCTTGCCGGGCGGCTGCGACGGCTCACCGCCCACACGGTCACCCACGCCGGGTTGCTACGACAGCAGCTCGACGGAGTACGTCGCGACGGCTACGCCACCACCACGGACGAGATGACGCTCGGCGCCTGCTCGATCGCCGTACCCGTCACCCGTCCTGCCCCCGCCGACAACACACCCGCCGCCGACCCCGACGTCGTGGCGGCACTCGGCATCGTCGTTCCCACGCTGAAACGAGCCCGAACTCGGCTGTTGACCGCGCTGCAGGTCGCCGCGCAGGGGATCGCGCGGAACCTGCAGTGA
- the pcaH gene encoding protocatechuate 3,4-dioxygenase subunit beta: MTVTTPTTPPTATPSLESQTSISGEIERIHSETAAGQPQPRLDFPPYRSSVLRHPTKRPQLVDPEEVELLAPVFGHSDVDPTEADLTLHPQGEPIGERLVVTGRVLDGDGRPVRGQLVEIWQANAAGRYVHKRDQHPAPLDPHFHGAGRCLTDDEGWYRFTTIKPGPYPWRNHHNAWRPAHIHFSLFGREFTQRLVTQMYFPGDPLFAFDPIYQSITDQAARDRLVASYDHELTTHEWATGYRWDIVLTGAHATPLDQEADDE, encoded by the coding sequence GTGACAGTGACCACCCCAACGACCCCTCCAACGGCCACCCCAAGCCTGGAATCCCAGACCTCCATCTCCGGGGAGATCGAGAGGATCCACAGCGAGACCGCTGCCGGACAGCCCCAGCCGCGCCTGGACTTCCCGCCGTACCGGAGCTCCGTACTGCGGCATCCCACCAAACGACCGCAGCTGGTGGATCCCGAGGAGGTCGAACTGCTGGCGCCGGTGTTCGGGCACTCCGACGTGGACCCGACGGAGGCGGACCTAACGTTGCATCCGCAGGGCGAGCCCATCGGGGAGCGCCTGGTCGTGACCGGGCGGGTGCTGGACGGTGACGGTCGCCCGGTGCGCGGGCAGCTGGTCGAGATCTGGCAGGCCAACGCGGCGGGACGCTACGTGCACAAGCGTGATCAGCATCCGGCGCCGCTCGACCCGCACTTCCACGGGGCGGGACGGTGCCTGACGGACGACGAGGGGTGGTACCGGTTCACCACGATCAAGCCGGGTCCGTACCCGTGGCGCAACCATCACAACGCCTGGCGCCCGGCGCACATCCACTTCTCGCTGTTCGGCCGGGAGTTCACGCAACGGCTGGTGACCCAGATGTACTTCCCGGGCGACCCGCTGTTCGCGTTCGACCCGATCTACCAGTCGATCACCGACCAGGCCGCCCGCGACCGGCTGGTCGCGTCCTACGACCACGAACTCACCACGCACGAGTGGGCAACCGGGTATCGCTGGGACATCGTGTTGACCGGTGCGCACGCCACGCCCTTGGATCAGGAGGCCGACGATGAGTGA
- the pcaG gene encoding protocatechuate 3,4-dioxygenase subunit alpha has protein sequence MSEFVETPGQTVGPFFHYALPYDEGPRLVPPGFPGAVRLSGTVYDGAGTPVPDALLEIRQADGSGRVPRVEGSLRRSGVFTGWGRAATDAGGRYAFTTVEPGATREGAAPYFAVTVFARGLLDRLFTRVYVPGSATESDPLLTSLPEDRRRTLVATRDDAGNLVHDIHLQGETETVFLTFPGHARR, from the coding sequence ATGAGTGAGTTCGTGGAGACGCCGGGCCAGACCGTCGGCCCGTTCTTCCACTACGCCCTGCCCTACGACGAGGGGCCTCGGCTGGTGCCACCCGGTTTCCCCGGCGCCGTTCGCCTGTCCGGAACCGTGTACGACGGGGCGGGTACGCCGGTTCCGGACGCCCTGCTGGAGATCCGGCAGGCCGACGGGTCCGGTCGCGTGCCGCGGGTCGAGGGGTCGCTTCGGCGCAGCGGCGTGTTCACCGGCTGGGGACGCGCCGCGACCGACGCGGGCGGCCGCTACGCGTTCACCACCGTCGAGCCGGGTGCGACGCGGGAGGGCGCGGCGCCGTACTTCGCCGTGACCGTGTTCGCCCGTGGCTTGCTCGACCGGCTCTTCACCCGCGTCTACGTTCCCGGGTCGGCCACCGAATCGGACCCGCTGCTGACCTCCCTGCCAGAGGACCGCCGGAGAACACTGGTCGCGACCCGCGACGACGCGGGGAACCTCGTCCACGACATCCACCTGCAGGGCGAGACCGAGACGGTCTTTCTGACCTTTCCCGGGCACGCGCGGCGATGA
- a CDS encoding lyase family protein — MSGLLTPGAHRAHDLVRDRALLAAMCRVESAWLRALAAVGAVDEAGAARAATAVEAADLDVSALGAEAEAAGNPVVPLVRNLRAAVGDESLSRLVHRGLTSQDVLDTALVLVAREAVAQVVADLRATAAGLAGLAARHRDDVMPGRTLTQYAVPVTFGLTAAQWLTGVVDAADAVDDVARRLPVQCGGAAGTLALVAELTTDPVAAARSFADELGLPWPGLPWHTRRRPLTDLGDALVGVCDALGVIGTDVALLGRPEIGEVREGSAPGRGGSSTMPHKQNPVLSVLLRGAALQAPPLGAQLHTAAAQAVDQRPDGAWHAEWPALRRLLELTVTAASQAAELVGGLRVDTTTMRAHAEGAADQLLAERGKPGTPADYLGAAGRFVDQALDRYHRTAHGSENDSPCEPTEA; from the coding sequence ATGAGCGGCCTGCTCACACCCGGGGCGCACCGGGCACACGACCTGGTACGGGATCGGGCTCTGCTCGCCGCGATGTGTCGGGTCGAGAGCGCCTGGCTGCGTGCTCTCGCCGCGGTCGGAGCTGTCGACGAAGCCGGCGCCGCCCGTGCGGCCACGGCCGTCGAGGCAGCGGATCTCGACGTCTCCGCGCTCGGCGCCGAAGCCGAGGCCGCGGGGAACCCGGTGGTTCCGCTGGTGCGGAACCTTCGCGCGGCCGTCGGCGACGAATCGCTGAGCCGCCTGGTGCACCGCGGCCTGACCAGCCAGGACGTCCTCGACACCGCGCTCGTCCTCGTCGCCCGTGAGGCGGTCGCGCAGGTGGTGGCGGACCTGCGCGCCACCGCGGCCGGACTCGCCGGCCTGGCCGCACGCCACCGCGACGACGTGATGCCGGGCCGCACTCTCACGCAGTACGCGGTTCCGGTCACGTTCGGGCTGACCGCCGCCCAGTGGCTCACCGGCGTGGTGGACGCGGCGGACGCCGTCGACGACGTGGCCCGGCGACTGCCGGTGCAGTGCGGCGGCGCCGCAGGCACGCTCGCGCTTGTCGCCGAGCTCACCACCGACCCGGTCGCGGCGGCACGCTCCTTCGCCGACGAGCTCGGCCTGCCCTGGCCCGGACTTCCCTGGCACACCCGGCGGCGCCCACTGACCGACCTCGGCGACGCCCTCGTCGGGGTGTGCGACGCGCTCGGCGTGATCGGCACCGACGTCGCGCTGCTGGGCAGGCCGGAGATCGGGGAGGTACGGGAGGGATCGGCGCCCGGCCGGGGCGGTTCCTCGACCATGCCGCACAAACAGAACCCGGTGCTGTCGGTGCTGCTACGCGGTGCCGCCCTGCAGGCGCCGCCGCTCGGTGCCCAGTTGCACACCGCGGCCGCCCAGGCGGTGGACCAGCGTCCTGACGGTGCCTGGCACGCCGAATGGCCTGCCCTGCGCCGCCTGCTCGAACTCACCGTCACCGCGGCCTCGCAGGCTGCCGAACTGGTCGGTGGGCTGCGGGTCGACACCACCACGATGCGAGCCCACGCCGAGGGCGCGGCCGACCAGCTCCTCGCCGAACGCGGCAAGCCCGGCACGCCGGCCGACTACCTCGGGGCCGCGGGTCGTTTCGTCGACCAGGCGCTGGACCGCTATCACCGCACCGCGCACGGCAGCGAGAACGACAGCCCTTGCGAACCCACCGAAGCCTGA
- the pcaC gene encoding 4-carboxymuconolactone decarboxylase has translation MSDEFRDPYDAGMAVRREVLGATHVDRANARTTPFTEDFQAFITRYAWGSVWTRPGLDRRLRSVAVLTALLANRHWDEFAMHVRAARRNGLTADEIAEVILQSAVYCGVPVANHGFAIAQRVLDEPEDDA, from the coding sequence GTGTCCGACGAATTCCGTGACCCCTACGACGCCGGTATGGCGGTGCGCCGCGAGGTCCTCGGCGCCACGCACGTCGACCGGGCCAACGCCCGCACGACACCCTTCACCGAGGACTTCCAAGCGTTCATCACCCGCTACGCATGGGGCAGCGTCTGGACCCGGCCGGGCCTCGACCGGCGGCTGCGCAGCGTCGCCGTCCTGACGGCCCTGCTCGCCAACCGGCACTGGGACGAGTTCGCGATGCACGTGCGTGCCGCCCGCCGCAACGGGCTCACCGCCGACGAGATAGCCGAGGTGATCCTCCAGAGCGCCGTCTACTGTGGAGTGCCCGTCGCCAACCACGGCTTCGCCATCGCCCAACGTGTCCTCGACGAACCGGAGGACGACGCATGA
- a CDS encoding 4-hydroxybenzoate 3-monooxygenase, with the protein MSTPHTTTTQVGIVGAGPAGLMLSHLLARRGITSVVVDHRSRSEIERTVRAGILEADSVRLLTDTGVSDRVLREGDQHHGTYFAFGGELHHIDFQELTGASVWLYPQTEVFVDLANAREAAGADVRFGVSDVTVHDITGEQPSLRFTDTDGSAREVRCRYLVGADGSHSMCRHEIPQKHIRQYRKEYPFAWFGILCEAPKSAPELIYNHSERGFALISQRTDTVQRMYFQCDPDEDVDAWPDDRIWSELQTRVGLNGVELREGPVIDKAVLRFRSNVVEPMRYGSMLLAGDAAHTVPPTGAKGLNLALADVRVLADVLDDALTRNDDDVLDRYSQRALDRVWRSQHFSYWMTSMLHRLPQSDDFDLRRQVAELRSVVGSTAASTHLAEGYTGWPNT; encoded by the coding sequence ATGAGCACGCCGCACACCACCACGACACAGGTCGGAATCGTCGGCGCGGGACCCGCCGGGTTGATGCTCTCCCACCTGCTGGCGCGCCGCGGCATCACCTCGGTCGTCGTCGACCACCGCAGCCGGTCAGAGATCGAACGAACGGTGCGCGCGGGCATTCTCGAGGCCGACAGTGTCCGGTTGCTCACCGACACGGGTGTCTCCGACCGCGTGCTGCGGGAGGGCGACCAGCACCACGGCACCTACTTCGCGTTCGGCGGCGAGCTGCACCACATCGACTTCCAGGAACTGACCGGCGCCTCCGTGTGGCTCTACCCGCAGACCGAGGTGTTCGTCGATCTCGCGAACGCGCGTGAGGCGGCCGGTGCCGACGTGCGGTTCGGAGTCAGTGACGTGACGGTGCACGACATCACCGGCGAACAGCCGTCGCTGCGGTTCACCGACACCGACGGGAGTGCGCGCGAAGTCCGGTGCCGGTATCTCGTCGGTGCGGACGGCTCACACAGCATGTGCCGGCACGAGATTCCGCAGAAGCACATCCGGCAGTACCGCAAGGAATACCCCTTCGCCTGGTTCGGCATCCTCTGCGAAGCGCCGAAGAGCGCCCCCGAGCTGATCTACAACCATTCCGAACGCGGGTTCGCGCTGATCAGCCAGCGCACCGACACCGTGCAGCGGATGTACTTCCAGTGCGATCCCGACGAGGACGTCGACGCCTGGCCCGACGACCGGATCTGGTCCGAACTCCAGACCCGGGTCGGGCTCAACGGCGTCGAACTCCGAGAAGGCCCGGTCATCGACAAGGCTGTGCTCCGGTTCCGCAGCAACGTGGTGGAGCCGATGCGCTACGGCAGCATGCTGCTCGCAGGCGACGCCGCCCACACCGTTCCGCCGACCGGCGCCAAGGGGCTCAACCTCGCGCTCGCCGACGTCCGGGTGCTCGCCGACGTGCTCGACGACGCCCTGACCCGGAACGACGACGACGTACTCGACCGGTACTCGCAGCGTGCGCTCGACCGGGTATGGCGCTCCCAGCACTTCTCCTACTGGATGACCTCGATGCTGCACCGGCTGCCGCAGTCCGACGACTTCGACCTACGCCGGCAGGTCGCCGAGCTCCGCTCGGTGGTCGGCTCGACAGCCGCGTCCACCCACCTCGCCGAGGGCTACACCGGCTGGCCGAACACCTGA
- a CDS encoding DUF418 domain-containing protein has protein sequence MSISSATPNRALAHGRALAPDLARGAMLLMIALAHAHMYLSGHRTGFRGYDVDGGPIDLIVTGVQVSLVDGRAMPMFAALFGYGFVQIATKQTGPWSRTRRLLRRRSRWLLVFGFCHALLLFFGDILAAYGLVGLLLVGVLRWRDRTLLVFAGGWLVVHSAVIALNGIQIVTHGGPADAMATADPLSALGTRLALWGALTPMYVIELLVPFLLGVWAARRRPLEEPHRYVAALRTTAALGVGLAVVGGLPLALLDAQVWTGAPAALTVPAYVVHGLTGIAGGLGYAALVGLIAHRTGTAAGPVVTAIAACGQRSLTCYLLQSVVFVAVFVPYAGGLGTRVGTATASGIAVLTWLATVVFADTLRRSGRSGPAERLLRRLTYGATTRQRP, from the coding sequence ATGTCCATCTCCTCCGCCACGCCCAACCGCGCGCTCGCGCACGGGCGGGCGCTGGCACCCGATCTGGCCCGCGGCGCGATGCTGCTGATGATCGCTCTCGCGCACGCGCACATGTACCTGTCCGGACACCGGACGGGATTCCGCGGCTACGACGTCGACGGTGGTCCGATCGACCTGATCGTCACAGGGGTGCAGGTCAGCCTGGTCGACGGACGGGCGATGCCGATGTTCGCGGCCCTCTTCGGCTACGGGTTCGTCCAGATCGCCACCAAGCAGACGGGACCCTGGTCACGAACCCGTCGACTGCTGCGCAGGCGGAGCCGCTGGCTGTTGGTCTTCGGTTTCTGCCACGCACTGCTGCTGTTCTTCGGCGACATTCTCGCCGCGTACGGGCTGGTGGGGCTGTTGTTGGTCGGCGTGCTCCGGTGGCGTGACCGGACGCTGCTGGTGTTCGCGGGCGGCTGGCTGGTGGTCCACAGCGCGGTGATCGCCTTAAACGGGATTCAGATCGTCACGCACGGCGGTCCGGCCGACGCGATGGCGACGGCCGATCCCCTGTCCGCCCTCGGCACACGCCTGGCTCTGTGGGGTGCGTTGACGCCGATGTACGTGATCGAACTGCTTGTCCCGTTCCTGCTCGGTGTGTGGGCCGCCCGGCGCCGTCCGCTGGAAGAACCGCACCGGTACGTCGCCGCGCTGAGGACGACCGCCGCTCTCGGTGTCGGCCTTGCGGTGGTGGGCGGACTCCCGCTGGCGTTGCTGGACGCCCAGGTGTGGACCGGCGCGCCGGCCGCGCTGACCGTGCCGGCGTACGTGGTGCACGGGCTCACCGGTATCGCGGGCGGATTGGGATACGCGGCACTGGTGGGGCTGATCGCACACCGCACCGGCACCGCAGCAGGCCCGGTCGTCACCGCCATCGCCGCCTGCGGACAGCGTTCACTGACCTGCTACCTGCTGCAGTCGGTGGTGTTCGTGGCCGTGTTCGTGCCGTACGCGGGCGGGCTCGGCACCCGGGTGGGCACGGCGACGGCCTCCGGGATCGCCGTGCTCACCTGGCTGGCCACGGTGGTCTTCGCCGACACTCTGCGCCGCAGCGGCAGGAGCGGTCCGGCCGAACGGTTGCTGCGACGGCTGACCTACGGCGCGACCACGCGGCAGCGTCCGTGA